One Setaria italica strain Yugu1 chromosome I, Setaria_italica_v2.0, whole genome shotgun sequence DNA window includes the following coding sequences:
- the LOC101758975 gene encoding 24.1 kDa heat shock protein, mitochondrial isoform X1, giving the protein MASTVASKRVVPLVRALEKLLAAPSAPFAGSALRPVAVAGGLRGYNTGAPLRRYEGAESDEDGVREYENCRGGRDYAVPSLFSGNVFRDPFSAPQSLGRLLSLMDDMATASPVRAGAVRRGWNAREDEEALHLRVDMPGLGKEHVKVWAEQNSLVIKGEGEKEAGEDEAAPPPRYTGRIELSPEVYRMDTIKAEMKNGVLKVVVPKVKEQQRKDVFQVNVE; this is encoded by the exons ATGGCTTCCACTGTGGCTTCCAAGAGGGTCGTCCCGCTGGTCCGCGCGCTGGAGAAGCTCCTCGCCGCGCCGTCCGCGCCCTTTGCTGGCTCCGCACTCAGGCCGGTGGCAGTCGCCGGTGGCCTCCGCGGTTACAACACCGGCGCTCCCCTCCGCCGTTACGAGGGGGCCGAGTCGGACGAGGACGGCGTCCGCGAGTACGAGAACTGTCGCGGCGGCCGGGACTACGCTGTGCCCAGCCTGTTCTCAGGTA ATGTTTTCCGTGATCCGTTCAGTGCGCCGCAGAGCCTCGGCCGCCTGCTGAGCCTGATGGACGACATGGCGACGGCGTCGCCGGTCCGTGCCGGCGCGGTGCGGCGCGGCTGGAACGCaagggaggacgaggaggcgctCCACCTGCGGGTGGACATGCCGGGGCTGGGCAAGGAGCACGTCAAGGTGTGGGCGGAGCAGAACAGCCTGGTGATCAAGGGCGAGGGCGAGAaggaggccggcgaggacgaggCCGCCCCGCCCCCGAGGTACACCGGCCGCATCGAGCTGTCGCCGGAGGTTTACAGGATGGACACGATCAAGGCCGAGATGAAGAACGGCGTGCTCAAGGTGGTCGTGCCCAAGGTGAAGGAGCAGCAGCGCAAGGACGTCTTCCAAGTCAACGTCGAGTAG
- the LOC101758975 gene encoding 24.1 kDa heat shock protein, mitochondrial isoform X2 translates to MASTVASKRVVPLVRALEKLLAAPSAPFAGSALRPVAVAGGLRGYNTGAPLRRYEGAESDEDGVREYENCRGGRDYAVPSLFSDVFRDPFSAPQSLGRLLSLMDDMATASPVRAGAVRRGWNAREDEEALHLRVDMPGLGKEHVKVWAEQNSLVIKGEGEKEAGEDEAAPPPRYTGRIELSPEVYRMDTIKAEMKNGVLKVVVPKVKEQQRKDVFQVNVE, encoded by the exons ATGGCTTCCACTGTGGCTTCCAAGAGGGTCGTCCCGCTGGTCCGCGCGCTGGAGAAGCTCCTCGCCGCGCCGTCCGCGCCCTTTGCTGGCTCCGCACTCAGGCCGGTGGCAGTCGCCGGTGGCCTCCGCGGTTACAACACCGGCGCTCCCCTCCGCCGTTACGAGGGGGCCGAGTCGGACGAGGACGGCGTCCGCGAGTACGAGAACTGTCGCGGCGGCCGGGACTACGCTGTGCCCAGCCTGTTCTCAG ATGTTTTCCGTGATCCGTTCAGTGCGCCGCAGAGCCTCGGCCGCCTGCTGAGCCTGATGGACGACATGGCGACGGCGTCGCCGGTCCGTGCCGGCGCGGTGCGGCGCGGCTGGAACGCaagggaggacgaggaggcgctCCACCTGCGGGTGGACATGCCGGGGCTGGGCAAGGAGCACGTCAAGGTGTGGGCGGAGCAGAACAGCCTGGTGATCAAGGGCGAGGGCGAGAaggaggccggcgaggacgaggCCGCCCCGCCCCCGAGGTACACCGGCCGCATCGAGCTGTCGCCGGAGGTTTACAGGATGGACACGATCAAGGCCGAGATGAAGAACGGCGTGCTCAAGGTGGTCGTGCCCAAGGTGAAGGAGCAGCAGCGCAAGGACGTCTTCCAAGTCAACGTCGAGTAG